The Cupriavidus sp. EM10 genome includes a region encoding these proteins:
- a CDS encoding DUF3772 domain-containing protein, with protein sequence MRRISWLIMSLVIAALIQVPAGFAAEPASEAAAQQVPVLTHAEAISELKRLQSEQDRVKQQASSASGNIKLGDLNDALKQLDDDVDKLTASLTPQRAQLQAQVDLLGPPPEAAPDSKAKDAAKEAPAVVRQRAELNARKAQLDDELKQAADSKDNIAHLRDQLAKLQRSRLKDQLALRSESILNPSFWTPLFKVSEEDRERLGNFTDDIGPRIQMAWEPSQRGTTIILLALALAVWSLGRRLLERGLAWFCLTQLPETRLRRSALALATALTTVVTTAFAVRIVYAAFTGGDEISPALQDLMNEIAKLTMTSALIAGLGRALLCTRHPSWRLPALADPVALAMRPFPTVLAGLLLLAGTLEQLNRMADTTVQVTLLGRGLVSLVVVLTIGAALLRANRVRSELVAAGERPEARATLAGLIHAAVTLIVAVSFGALLIGYISFARFLTYELVWFDIVLCSLYLLTQLTRDVCEAVFSPSHRSGRIIKQLFGVDDPHLEQVSTVLSGIGASVLLLLAVLALLTGGFGTTPADLLNSLLTVLGGERLRSMNIMPERILNAVIALGVGIWLLRTVRRWLDAELLPKLCSEPGLRASLITLFSNVGYVLLVLLTLSLLGVKWENLAWIVSALSVGIGFGLQEIVKNFVSGLILLTERPVKVGDMVSLAGVEGDIRRINVRATEIQLGDRSTVIVPNSQLISQNVRNVTMSNSTQGVATLQLTFPLNTDPEAVRDLLLDVYRANETILDIPAPSVTFSQLAPNGITLSVTGYVGSPRIAAGTKSDLLFEILKRLRAANISLSEPQTLRLENLAAGLGT encoded by the coding sequence ATGCGCCGAATCTCCTGGCTCATCATGAGCCTTGTCATCGCGGCACTGATCCAAGTGCCCGCAGGTTTCGCGGCCGAGCCCGCCTCCGAGGCGGCAGCGCAGCAAGTTCCCGTGCTGACGCACGCCGAAGCCATCTCCGAACTGAAGCGGCTGCAGTCCGAACAGGACCGCGTCAAGCAGCAGGCGTCCAGTGCGTCCGGCAACATCAAGCTGGGCGATCTCAACGACGCACTCAAGCAGCTCGACGACGATGTCGACAAGCTGACCGCATCGCTGACGCCGCAGCGCGCCCAGTTGCAGGCCCAGGTGGACCTGCTGGGCCCGCCGCCCGAAGCCGCCCCTGACAGCAAGGCCAAGGACGCCGCCAAGGAGGCGCCGGCCGTGGTGCGCCAGCGTGCCGAGCTCAACGCGCGCAAGGCCCAGCTCGACGACGAGCTGAAGCAGGCGGCCGACAGCAAGGACAACATCGCCCATCTGCGCGACCAGCTGGCCAAGCTGCAGCGCAGCCGCCTGAAGGACCAGCTCGCGTTGCGTTCGGAGAGCATCCTGAATCCCAGCTTCTGGACGCCGCTGTTCAAGGTGTCCGAGGAAGACCGCGAGCGCCTGGGCAATTTCACCGACGATATCGGGCCGCGTATCCAGATGGCCTGGGAGCCGTCGCAGCGCGGCACCACCATCATCCTGCTGGCCCTGGCGCTGGCGGTCTGGTCGCTCGGCCGGCGCCTGCTGGAGCGCGGACTGGCCTGGTTCTGCCTGACGCAACTGCCCGAGACGCGCCTGCGCCGCAGCGCCCTGGCCCTGGCCACGGCGCTGACCACGGTCGTCACCACGGCATTTGCCGTGCGCATCGTCTACGCGGCCTTCACCGGCGGCGACGAGATATCGCCCGCGCTGCAGGACCTGATGAACGAGATCGCCAAGCTGACCATGACCAGCGCGCTGATCGCGGGCCTGGGGCGTGCGCTGCTATGCACGCGGCACCCCAGCTGGCGGCTGCCCGCGCTGGCCGATCCGGTGGCCCTGGCGATGCGGCCGTTCCCGACGGTGCTGGCCGGCCTGCTGCTGCTCGCGGGCACGCTGGAGCAGCTCAACCGCATGGCCGATACCACGGTGCAGGTGACGCTGCTGGGACGCGGGCTGGTGTCGCTGGTGGTGGTGCTGACCATTGGCGCGGCGCTGCTGCGCGCCAACCGCGTGCGCAGCGAACTGGTGGCGGCCGGCGAGCGGCCCGAGGCCCGCGCCACTCTGGCCGGGCTGATTCATGCCGCCGTCACGCTGATCGTGGCCGTGTCGTTCGGCGCCCTGCTGATCGGCTACATCAGCTTTGCGCGCTTCCTGACCTACGAACTGGTCTGGTTCGACATCGTGCTGTGCAGCCTGTACCTGCTGACCCAGCTCACGCGCGACGTGTGCGAGGCCGTGTTCTCGCCCAGCCACCGCAGCGGCCGCATCATCAAGCAGCTGTTCGGGGTGGACGACCCGCACCTGGAACAGGTGTCGACGGTGCTGTCGGGCATCGGCGCCAGCGTGTTGCTGCTGCTGGCCGTGCTGGCCCTGCTGACGGGCGGCTTCGGCACCACGCCGGCCGACCTGCTCAACAGTCTGCTGACCGTGCTGGGCGGCGAACGGCTGCGAAGCATGAACATCATGCCGGAGCGCATCCTGAACGCGGTGATCGCGCTTGGCGTGGGCATCTGGCTGCTGCGAACGGTACGCCGCTGGCTCGATGCCGAACTGCTGCCCAAGCTTTGTTCGGAGCCGGGGCTGCGCGCGTCGCTGATCACGCTGTTCAGCAACGTCGGCTATGTGCTGCTGGTGCTGCTGACGCTGTCGCTGCTGGGCGTGAAATGGGAGAACCTGGCGTGGATCGTCAGCGCGCTGTCGGTGGGTATCGGCTTCGGCCTGCAGGAGATCGTGAAGAACTTCGTGTCGGGCCTGATCCTGCTGACCGAGCGGCCGGTGAAGGTGGGCGACATGGTCAGCCTGGCCGGCGTGGAGGGCGACATCCGCCGCATCAACGTGCGCGCCACCGAGATCCAGCTGGGCGACCGATCGACGGTGATCGTGCCGAACTCGCAGCTGATCTCGCAGAACGTGCGTAACGTCACGATGAGCAACAGCACCCAGGGCGTGGCCACGCTGCAGCTCACCTTCCCACTGAACACCGACCCCGAGGCGGTGCGCGACCTGCTGCTGGACGTGTATCGCGCGAACGAGACGATCCTGGACATCCCCGCGCCATCGGTCACGTTCAGCCAGCTGGCGCCCAACGGCATCACGCTGAGCGTGACGGGCTACGTGGGCAGCCCGCGCATCGCGGCGGGCACCAAGAGCGACCTGCTATTCGAGATCCTGAAGCGGCTGCGGGCGGCCAATATCTCGCTGTCCGAGCCGCAGACGCTGCGACTGGAAAACCTGGCGGCGGGGCTGGGCACCTGA
- a CDS encoding DUF2076 family protein, translating to MTPQDVQALETFLSQLTQARVDNKDAQAAAMIADAAARQPDTAYLLVQRSMLLDRALQQAQAQIQTLQTQLQAAQAAQAVNGAGSRGFMDNDTAWGNSAGRAPQAAPAPQYPPQQQYPSAPQYQAAPAQPAQAARPGFLGGGLGGTLGSIATTAAGVAGGAMLFQGIENLFHRGGGGGGFFGGQPAAGSETVINNFYGDDNANGGGQRDNALLADNGNLDNGLDDYVDAGQDDDSSFF from the coding sequence ATGACTCCCCAAGACGTGCAAGCACTGGAAACCTTCCTGAGCCAACTGACCCAGGCGCGCGTGGACAACAAGGATGCCCAGGCCGCGGCGATGATCGCCGACGCCGCCGCGCGCCAGCCCGACACCGCCTATCTGCTGGTGCAGCGATCGATGCTGCTCGACCGCGCGCTCCAACAGGCACAGGCGCAGATCCAGACGCTGCAAACCCAGCTTCAGGCCGCGCAGGCCGCCCAGGCCGTGAACGGGGCCGGGTCGCGCGGCTTCATGGACAATGACACCGCCTGGGGCAACAGCGCCGGCCGCGCACCGCAGGCCGCTCCGGCACCCCAGTATCCGCCGCAGCAGCAGTACCCGTCGGCGCCCCAGTACCAGGCGGCCCCGGCCCAACCGGCCCAGGCGGCCCGTCCGGGCTTTCTCGGTGGCGGGCTCGGTGGCACGCTGGGCAGCATCGCCACCACGGCGGCCGGCGTGGCGGGCGGCGCGATGCTGTTCCAGGGCATCGAGAACCTGTTCCATCGCGGCGGCGGCGGCGGGGGCTTCTTTGGCGGCCAGCCGGCCGCGGGTTCCGAAACGGTCATCAACAACTTCTACGGCGATGACAACGCGAACGGCGGCGGCCAGCGCGACAACGCGCTGCTGGCCGACAACGGCAATCTGGACAACGGGCTGGACGACTATGTCGATGCCGGCCAGGACGACGACTCGTCGTTCTTCTGA
- a CDS encoding LysR family transcriptional regulator — protein sequence MTNLRRLDLNLLVTLDVLLSEHNVTRAAERLHYSQPSVSVHLARLREIFDDPLLLPGPRGMRPTARAESLREPLREALAALELAVAPEHPFDPAVATNTWRIAATDYSESTVLLPALASLRLAAPGTRVAVVEMVPSHLVRQAERGEIDLAFHTTDGSPESLHRVPLFTERYVLVGRAGHPKLRRKPTLAQFCALEHVIVSPDGGGFFGVTDEALAAAGVSRRVALSVPHFLYVAAVVARTDLVAMLPARLAVDNPALQVVDAPVEVPGYEMSMLWHERVHRDPAHRWLRGVIATALGAA from the coding sequence ATGACTAATCTCCGACGCCTGGACCTGAACCTTCTGGTCACCCTGGACGTGCTGCTTTCGGAACACAACGTCACGCGCGCGGCGGAGCGGCTGCATTACTCGCAGCCGTCGGTCAGCGTGCACCTGGCGCGCCTGCGCGAGATCTTCGACGATCCGCTGCTGCTGCCGGGCCCGCGCGGCATGCGTCCCACCGCGCGCGCCGAATCGCTGCGCGAACCGTTGCGCGAGGCGCTGGCCGCGCTGGAGCTTGCCGTGGCGCCGGAACACCCGTTCGATCCGGCGGTGGCCACCAACACGTGGCGCATCGCCGCCACCGACTACAGCGAATCGACGGTGCTGCTGCCGGCGCTGGCGTCACTCCGGCTGGCGGCGCCCGGCACGCGGGTGGCAGTGGTGGAGATGGTGCCGTCCCACCTGGTGCGTCAGGCCGAGCGCGGCGAAATCGACCTGGCCTTCCACACGACCGATGGATCGCCCGAGTCGCTGCATCGCGTGCCGCTGTTCACCGAGCGCTATGTGCTGGTGGGGCGCGCCGGCCATCCGAAGCTCAGGCGCAAGCCGACGCTGGCGCAGTTCTGCGCGCTCGAACACGTGATCGTGTCGCCCGACGGCGGCGGATTCTTCGGCGTCACCGACGAAGCGCTGGCCGCGGCCGGCGTGTCACGGCGCGTGGCATTGTCGGTGCCGCATTTCCTGTATGTGGCTGCCGTGGTGGCGCGCACCGACCTGGTGGCGATGCTGCCGGCGCGGCTGGCCGTCGACAACCCGGCCTTGCAGGTCGTGGACGCGCCCGTGGAAGTGCCCGGCTACGAGATGTCGATGCTGTGGCACGAGCGCGTGCATCGCGACCCCGCGCACCGGTGGCTGCGCGGGGTCATCGCTACGGCGCTCGGCGCCGCGTGA
- a CDS encoding NAD(P)H-dependent oxidoreductase — translation MNVLIVYAHPEPTSLNGSLRDFAVQRLEAAGHQVRVSDLYAMQWKAPLDAGDTLERRPGGAPFHPSLDSRHAFETGVQSPDIAAEQEKLRWADAVILQFPLWWFSMPAILKGWVERVYAYGFAYGVGEHSDARWGNRYGEGTLAGKRAMLMVTTGGWESHYSPRGINGPMDDILFPIQHGILYYPGFDVLPPFLVYRTSRMDESRYLTITEALGQRLDELFTTTPIAFRPQNSGAYEIPALTLRADIAPGLTGYASHVSEAA, via the coding sequence ATGAACGTACTGATTGTTTACGCCCACCCCGAGCCCACTTCGCTGAACGGATCGCTGCGGGATTTCGCGGTGCAGCGGCTGGAAGCGGCCGGGCACCAGGTGCGGGTGTCGGACCTGTATGCGATGCAATGGAAGGCGCCGCTCGATGCCGGCGACACGCTGGAGCGGCGCCCGGGCGGGGCGCCCTTCCACCCGTCGCTCGATTCGCGCCATGCCTTCGAAACCGGCGTGCAGAGCCCCGACATCGCGGCCGAGCAGGAAAAGCTGCGCTGGGCCGATGCCGTGATCCTGCAGTTTCCGCTGTGGTGGTTTTCGATGCCGGCCATCCTCAAGGGATGGGTGGAACGCGTGTACGCCTACGGCTTTGCCTACGGCGTGGGCGAGCATTCGGACGCGCGCTGGGGCAATCGCTATGGCGAAGGCACGCTGGCCGGCAAGCGGGCAATGCTGATGGTGACCACAGGCGGCTGGGAATCGCACTACAGCCCGCGCGGCATCAACGGGCCGATGGACGACATCCTGTTCCCGATCCAGCACGGCATCCTGTACTACCCCGGCTTCGACGTGCTGCCGCCGTTCCTGGTCTATCGCACCAGCAGGATGGACGAGTCACGCTATCTGACCATCACCGAAGCACTGGGCCAGCGGCTGGACGAGTTGTTCACGACCACGCCCATCGCATTCCGGCCGCAGAACAGCGGCGCCTACGAGATTCCGGCGCTGACGCTACGGGCGGACATCGCGCCGGGGCTGACCGGCTACGCTTCCCATGTGTCGGAAGCGGCCTGA
- a CDS encoding MFS transporter has translation MTAPSGNFDNVPDLASYAHPHAHTDTPRDRAADRRALLALGVGSFGIGTGEFVIMGLLPDAARDLAISIPEAGHLISAYALGVVIGAPLLAVLGARWPRRNLLIALMAFFAVGNVASALAPSYLSMLVLRLLTGFPHGTYFGVAALVAASLVPRERRAQAVGLVMLGLTVATLVGVPIAAGIGTWLGWRAAFMIVGAIGALTALLVWRWVPFVPADRHASPLRELSALARKQVWFTLGIGAIGFGGMFAVFSYVKPTMLEVAHMPASGIPIVLALFGVGMVAGNLAGAKLADRALMPTVGGVLVWSALVLGAFVFTAHHAWLASLNVMLVGTAVALGPPLQIRLMDVAGDAQTLAAALNHSAFNMANALGAWLGGVTIAAGMGWTSTGWVGALLALGGLVVFAWSLAGSQRRDSNDSRDASVTA, from the coding sequence ATGACCGCTCCTTCCGGAAATTTCGATAACGTCCCCGATCTCGCTTCATACGCCCATCCCCACGCCCACACCGATACCCCCCGCGACCGTGCCGCCGACCGCCGCGCGCTGCTGGCGCTGGGCGTGGGCAGCTTTGGCATTGGCACCGGCGAGTTCGTCATCATGGGCCTGCTGCCCGACGCCGCCCGCGACCTGGCGATCAGCATCCCCGAAGCGGGCCACCTGATCAGCGCCTATGCGCTGGGCGTGGTGATCGGTGCGCCGCTGCTGGCGGTGCTGGGCGCACGCTGGCCGCGCCGCAACCTGCTGATCGCGCTGATGGCGTTCTTCGCCGTCGGCAACGTGGCCAGCGCGCTGGCGCCGAGCTATCTGTCGATGCTGGTCTTGCGGCTGCTGACCGGCTTTCCGCATGGCACCTATTTCGGCGTCGCGGCGCTGGTGGCGGCCAGCCTGGTGCCGCGCGAGCGCCGCGCCCAGGCGGTGGGTCTGGTCATGCTGGGCCTGACAGTGGCCACGCTGGTGGGCGTGCCCATCGCGGCCGGCATCGGCACGTGGCTGGGCTGGCGCGCCGCGTTCATGATCGTGGGCGCCATCGGGGCGCTGACGGCGCTACTGGTCTGGCGCTGGGTGCCGTTCGTCCCGGCCGACCGCCATGCCAGCCCGCTGCGCGAGCTGTCGGCGCTGGCGCGCAAGCAGGTCTGGTTCACGCTGGGCATTGGCGCGATCGGCTTCGGCGGCATGTTCGCCGTGTTCAGCTATGTCAAGCCGACCATGCTCGAAGTGGCGCACATGCCGGCCAGCGGCATCCCCATCGTGCTGGCCCTGTTCGGCGTGGGCATGGTGGCCGGCAACCTGGCCGGCGCCAAGCTGGCCGACCGCGCGCTGATGCCCACCGTGGGCGGCGTGCTGGTGTGGTCGGCACTGGTGCTGGGCGCATTCGTGTTCACTGCGCACCATGCGTGGCTGGCGTCGCTGAACGTGATGCTGGTGGGCACGGCGGTGGCATTGGGGCCGCCGCTGCAGATCCGCCTGATGGACGTGGCCGGCGATGCACAGACGCTGGCCGCGGCGCTCAATCATTCGGCCTTCAACATGGCCAACGCGCTGGGCGCGTGGCTGGGCGGCGTCACCATCGCCGCCGGCATGGGCTGGACGTCCACGGGATGGGTTGGCGCGCTGCTGGCGCTGGGCGGCCTGGTGGTGTTTGCCTGGTCGCTGGCCGGTTCGCAGCGCCGCGACAGCAATGATTCCCGTGACGCTAGCGTGACGGCTTGA
- a CDS encoding DUF3820 family protein, protein MLPDGESLLLLLTREMPFGKHKGTLIADLPGNYLNWFAREGFPPGEIGRLLALMHELDHNGLKDLLKPLRARVPRR, encoded by the coding sequence ATGCTGCCGGACGGCGAATCGCTACTTCTGCTTCTCACGCGCGAGATGCCCTTCGGCAAGCACAAGGGCACGCTGATCGCCGACCTGCCGGGCAACTACCTGAACTGGTTTGCGCGTGAAGGTTTTCCGCCCGGTGAGATCGGCCGGCTGCTGGCGCTGATGCACGAACTGGACCACAACGGGCTCAAGGACCTGCTGAAGCCGCTGCGCGCGCGGGTGCCC
- a CDS encoding putative zinc-binding metallopeptidase: protein MKTFHCNRCDNLVFFENIACERCHATLGFIPALSQLAAFEGDDASGWRSLHPDAHGAMFRRCHNYQVEAVCNWMVPADDPGTLCEACKLTHTIPNLDTPENRLYWYRLETAKRRLLYTLLSLGLPVVSRDDDPVSGLQFDFLADTGPHDPAMTGHDNGRITINIAEADDAHRERTRTQMGEAYRTLLGHFRHEVGHFYFNRLIAGTRRVEPFRKLFGDESADYAAALQQHYDHGAPADWQASYISAYATMHPWEDWAETWAHYLHMVDTLDTAVSCGLVLKPESPREPTLTDQTPVEDASFRSLMQRWFPLTYVLNSLNRSLGVPDGYPFTLSPAVVAKLEFVHRVIDAAAREHAAPEPEPVAAPAAGADIKPSR from the coding sequence ATGAAGACGTTCCACTGCAATCGCTGTGACAACCTGGTGTTCTTCGAGAACATCGCCTGCGAGCGCTGCCACGCCACGCTCGGCTTTATTCCGGCGCTATCCCAGCTGGCCGCCTTCGAAGGCGACGATGCCAGCGGCTGGCGAAGCCTGCATCCCGACGCCCACGGCGCCATGTTCCGCCGCTGCCACAACTACCAGGTGGAAGCCGTCTGCAACTGGATGGTGCCGGCCGACGATCCCGGCACGCTGTGCGAGGCTTGCAAGCTGACCCACACCATCCCCAACCTTGATACGCCCGAGAACCGCCTGTACTGGTACCGGCTGGAAACGGCCAAGCGGCGCCTGCTCTATACGCTGCTGTCGCTGGGGCTGCCGGTCGTCTCGCGCGACGACGATCCCGTGTCGGGGCTGCAGTTCGACTTCCTGGCCGACACCGGCCCGCATGATCCCGCCATGACCGGCCACGACAACGGCCGCATCACCATCAACATCGCCGAAGCCGACGACGCGCACCGCGAGCGCACCCGCACGCAGATGGGCGAGGCCTATCGCACGCTGCTGGGCCATTTCCGGCATGAGGTGGGACATTTCTACTTCAACCGTCTGATCGCCGGCACGCGGCGCGTGGAGCCGTTCCGCAAGCTGTTCGGCGACGAAAGCGCCGACTACGCGGCGGCGCTGCAGCAGCACTACGACCACGGCGCGCCGGCCGACTGGCAGGCGTCGTATATCAGCGCCTACGCGACCATGCATCCGTGGGAAGACTGGGCCGAGACCTGGGCCCATTACCTGCATATGGTGGATACGCTTGACACAGCCGTGTCATGCGGGCTGGTGCTGAAGCCGGAAAGCCCGCGCGAGCCGACGCTGACCGACCAGACGCCCGTGGAGGACGCCAGCTTCCGCAGCCTGATGCAGCGCTGGTTTCCGCTGACCTACGTGCTGAACAGCCTGAACCGCAGCCTGGGCGTGCCCGACGGTTACCCGTTCACGCTGTCGCCGGCCGTGGTGGCCAAGCTGGAATTCGTGCATCGCGTGATCGATGCCGCGGCGCGCGAGCACGCCGCGCCGGAGCCGGAGCCGGTTGCGGCACCGGCAGCCGGGGCTGACATCAAGCCGTCACGCTAG
- a CDS encoding nicotinamide mononucleotide transporter yields the protein MELAAQIPQLLTGLEWSGCALAMSGSFLVALHNRASRWGWIAYLCSNLVWSAFALVTGTYGLFVQQLGFTATSLYGLYRHTRHYRQMAREAHGAQAA from the coding sequence ATGGAGCTTGCCGCTCAAATCCCTCAGTTGCTGACTGGTCTGGAATGGTCGGGGTGCGCCCTGGCCATGAGCGGATCGTTCCTGGTCGCCCTGCATAACCGCGCGTCGCGCTGGGGATGGATCGCCTACCTGTGCTCGAACCTGGTCTGGAGCGCCTTTGCCCTGGTGACCGGCACCTATGGCCTGTTCGTGCAGCAGCTGGGCTTCACGGCCACCAGCCTTTACGGCCTGTATCGCCACACGCGCCACTATCGCCAGATGGCGCGCGAGGCGCACGGCGCGCAGGCGGCCTGA